In a genomic window of Cytobacillus sp. FSL H8-0458:
- a CDS encoding MFS transporter yields the protein MSRFKKLIGDVDLTKDLTLLLFIGGLYSLSAALSNTFVNIYLWKQSGEFSDLALYNLAIVVLQPLTFILAGRWAKKIDRVIVLRIGVIFLALFYLTVLFIGTNASKFLLLLGALLGVGYGFYWLAFNVLTFEITEPENRDFFNGFLGILTSVGGMIGPIAAGFIISRMEKFTGYSVIFGISLTLFSIAVFLSFFLKRRPADGRYLFRRILAERKNSLNWRMITNAHFFQGLREGTFIFVISVYVFISTGSELALGTYGLVNSSISFLGYYLVSRLLKKEYRKRAILIGGLVLYAAIFFIVFDVTYPKLLMYAAAIAVAYPLLLVPYISLTYDVIGRGWKAAEMRIEYIVVREIFLNAGRIVSILSFLAAVTFFQEEKSIPILLLIIGAGHSVIYLFVRKIHFQSA from the coding sequence ATGAGCAGATTTAAAAAACTGATCGGTGATGTTGATTTAACAAAAGATTTAACATTGCTATTATTTATAGGCGGGCTGTATTCTTTAAGTGCTGCCCTTTCAAACACATTTGTAAATATCTATCTCTGGAAGCAGTCTGGTGAGTTCAGTGATCTGGCTTTGTATAACCTGGCCATTGTTGTTCTGCAGCCTTTGACTTTTATTCTGGCGGGGAGATGGGCGAAGAAGATTGACCGTGTCATTGTACTGAGAATCGGTGTGATTTTTTTAGCTCTTTTTTATCTGACCGTTCTTTTTATTGGAACAAACGCTTCGAAATTTTTATTGCTTCTCGGTGCTTTGCTGGGGGTAGGGTATGGGTTCTACTGGCTTGCTTTCAATGTGCTCACTTTTGAAATAACTGAGCCGGAGAATCGGGATTTCTTTAATGGCTTCCTTGGAATACTAACATCCGTTGGGGGTATGATTGGACCGATAGCAGCGGGTTTCATTATTTCAAGGATGGAAAAGTTCACCGGCTATTCCGTTATTTTCGGAATCTCCCTGACCCTTTTTTCAATAGCTGTGTTTTTAAGTTTTTTTCTTAAAAGACGGCCGGCAGATGGAAGGTATTTATTTAGGAGAATCCTTGCAGAGCGAAAAAACAGCCTGAATTGGCGCATGATTACAAATGCTCACTTTTTTCAGGGGCTCAGAGAAGGAACCTTTATTTTTGTCATATCAGTTTATGTCTTTATTTCAACTGGCAGTGAACTGGCTCTTGGTACATACGGTTTGGTAAACTCAAGTATATCTTTTTTAGGGTATTATCTTGTGTCAAGACTTTTAAAAAAGGAGTATCGGAAAAGAGCCATACTTATCGGCGGATTAGTACTGTATGCGGCCATATTCTTTATCGTATTTGATGTTACATATCCAAAGCTGCTGATGTATGCAGCTGCGATTGCTGTAGCATATCCTCTCCTGCTTGTGCCATATATCTCGTTAACGTATGATGTCATTGGCAGAGGCTGGAAGGCGGCAGAGATGAGGATTGAGTATATTGTCGTCAGGGAAATCTTTTTAAATGCAGGACGTATAGTATCGATTTTAAGTTTTTTAGCTGCGGTAACTTTTTTTCAGGAAGAAAAAAGCATCCCTATTCTTCTCTTAATAATAGGAGCCGGACATTCCGTCATTTATTTATTCGTCAGAAAAATTCATTTTCAGTCTGCATGA
- a CDS encoding peptidoglycan D,D-transpeptidase FtsI family protein, with translation MNRKKKKTHVPFRLNMLFFAVFLLFSMLILRLGMVQIVYGDDYKREIERTEDVTVNSPVPRGKMFDRNGQVIVDNTPQNAITFTNNGYKQDEMLEVAERLAKLIHKDTKKVQERDKKDYWIMKNPEKAEEKVTKKDKEELEKKYEGKDKELDKAIYQLTLDRITEEELSELTKDDLEVLAIYREFTSGYALTPQIVKNKKVTPEEFAVVSENLQVLPGVDTTTDWERYYAFGDTLKSVLGKVTSSDEGLPAEQIEYYMARDYSRNDRVGKSYIEMQYEEVLHGQKAKVKNITDKAGNVLETIPITDGQRGKDLVLSIDMDLQKEVEKIIEEELRKAKASSGTALLDRAYVVLMDPHTGEVLSMAGKKIVKDKETGQSEMQDDALGNITTTYNVGSAVKGATILTGYKTGAINPGTVFYDRPLKIKGTPVKKSWRNFGPLNDINALKFSSNVYMFETVINIGEGKYEFEKPLWIDKKAFSTVRESFAQFGLGVRTGIDLPNEQTGFKGMSTLPGFMLDLSIGQYDTYSNMQLAQYVSVIANGGNRMEPHIVKEIREPLMENNELGPIVQEMEPKVLNRVELKDGWMDRVQEGFRRVMQEKGGTGYSYFAGKEYKPAGKTGTAEAFYDGPERSKFGKEPPEVMNLSLVGYAPSENPEIAMAVLVPWAYQGSVDHGANKKIGERVLDAYFDLKKNREKEGKDTQEPVQDVENVDDVLEGQEEAREEVE, from the coding sequence TTGAATAGGAAGAAAAAGAAGACCCATGTTCCTTTCCGTCTGAATATGCTCTTCTTTGCTGTGTTTTTATTGTTTTCCATGCTGATCCTCCGGCTTGGGATGGTTCAGATTGTTTATGGCGATGATTATAAGCGTGAGATTGAAAGAACGGAAGATGTTACAGTTAACAGCCCGGTGCCAAGAGGTAAGATGTTTGACAGAAATGGACAGGTGATTGTCGATAATACCCCGCAAAATGCCATCACATTTACTAATAATGGGTATAAGCAGGATGAAATGCTTGAGGTGGCAGAGAGGCTTGCCAAGCTGATCCACAAAGATACCAAGAAGGTTCAGGAACGCGATAAGAAAGATTACTGGATCATGAAGAATCCTGAAAAGGCAGAAGAAAAGGTTACTAAAAAAGATAAAGAAGAACTTGAAAAGAAGTATGAGGGTAAGGACAAGGAGCTGGATAAGGCCATTTATCAGCTCACTTTGGATCGGATTACAGAAGAGGAATTAAGTGAATTGACAAAAGACGATCTTGAAGTTCTTGCTATCTACAGAGAATTTACAAGCGGATATGCTTTAACACCCCAAATTGTTAAGAATAAAAAAGTAACACCTGAGGAATTTGCAGTTGTCAGTGAAAATCTGCAGGTTTTACCTGGTGTTGATACAACAACTGACTGGGAAAGATATTATGCTTTTGGAGATACTTTGAAATCAGTCCTTGGAAAAGTAACAAGCTCTGATGAAGGTCTTCCGGCTGAACAGATTGAATACTACATGGCACGTGACTATAGCCGTAATGACCGTGTAGGTAAGAGTTATATCGAGATGCAGTACGAAGAAGTGCTTCACGGCCAAAAGGCAAAAGTGAAAAATATTACGGACAAAGCCGGGAATGTTCTTGAAACTATTCCCATCACAGACGGTCAAAGAGGAAAGGACCTTGTTCTGAGCATTGATATGGATCTTCAGAAAGAAGTTGAGAAAATTATTGAAGAGGAATTGCGTAAAGCCAAGGCATCGTCCGGAACTGCATTATTGGACAGAGCCTATGTAGTACTGATGGACCCGCATACCGGAGAGGTTCTATCAATGGCCGGCAAAAAGATTGTTAAGGACAAAGAGACTGGCCAGTCTGAAATGCAGGACGATGCATTAGGCAACATCACGACTACTTATAATGTCGGTTCAGCTGTGAAGGGTGCTACAATACTTACCGGCTATAAAACGGGTGCTATTAATCCCGGAACCGTCTTTTATGATCGTCCTTTAAAAATTAAAGGAACACCGGTAAAGAAATCCTGGAGAAATTTCGGCCCTTTAAATGATATTAATGCTCTTAAATTTTCCTCTAACGTTTATATGTTTGAAACTGTCATCAACATAGGCGAGGGTAAATATGAATTCGAGAAGCCATTATGGATAGATAAAAAAGCTTTTAGTACTGTTAGGGAATCCTTCGCTCAATTCGGTCTTGGCGTCCGGACAGGGATTGATTTGCCAAATGAGCAAACAGGCTTTAAAGGAATGAGTACATTGCCTGGTTTCATGCTTGACCTCTCGATTGGACAGTACGACACCTATTCCAACATGCAGCTGGCCCAATATGTGTCTGTCATTGCCAATGGGGGTAATAGGATGGAGCCTCATATTGTAAAGGAAATCCGTGAGCCATTAATGGAAAATAATGAACTTGGCCCTATTGTTCAGGAGATGGAGCCAAAGGTTCTTAATAGGGTCGAACTTAAAGATGGCTGGATGGACCGTGTTCAGGAAGGTTTCCGCAGAGTCATGCAGGAAAAAGGCGGTACAGGTTATTCCTATTTTGCCGGCAAAGAGTATAAACCAGCGGGTAAAACAGGTACAGCAGAAGCCTTCTACGATGGGCCTGAGCGCAGCAAATTTGGAAAAGAGCCTCCTGAGGTCATGAATCTTAGCCTTGTTGGCTATGCACCATCAGAGAATCCCGAGATTGCCATGGCTGTTTTAGTCCCTTGGGCCTACCAGGGAAGCGTGGACCACGGAGCGAATAAAAAAATTGGTGAACGTGTTCTGGATGCCTATTTTGACCTCAAAAAAAATCGTGAAAAAGAAGGAAAAGATACTCAAGAACCTGTCCAGGACGTAGAAAATGTTGATGATGTGCTTGAAGGACAGGAAGAGGCTCGAGAAGAAGTTGAATAA
- a CDS encoding PstS family phosphate ABC transporter substrate-binding protein, with the protein MKRLKKMSLLLMLTAVMAFTAACGGGDTNEDAGGNGEELEGSVVIDGSGTVYPFMARMAENYMGEQENVSVEVSRSGTSAGFKKFLAKDGTDFNDASRQIKDEEKASAEELGIDVQEMKVALDGITIVINKENDWAKDLTQQEVVDIFLASAGKKKWSDVRPDFPDEEIQTYGPNENHGTYEFMFENILEEQDLPENINLQQDYSTLVDLVSKDKNAIGFFGYGYYDSNKDKLSAVKVDFGNGPVEPSLDTIKEDGDYAPFTRPVFTYLNTNMAKEKPQVLDYAIYTMENAQDVAAETGFAPLSDEDIQASLDALNGLK; encoded by the coding sequence ATGAAACGTCTTAAAAAAATGAGCCTTTTATTAATGCTGACGGCTGTAATGGCATTCACTGCAGCTTGCGGAGGCGGAGATACAAATGAAGATGCAGGCGGAAATGGTGAAGAGCTCGAAGGCAGTGTGGTCATAGATGGCTCTGGTACTGTTTACCCATTCATGGCACGCATGGCTGAAAACTATATGGGAGAACAGGAAAATGTCTCTGTAGAAGTCAGCCGTTCAGGAACTTCAGCCGGCTTTAAGAAATTCCTTGCAAAAGACGGAACAGATTTTAATGATGCTTCCCGCCAAATCAAAGATGAAGAGAAAGCTTCAGCTGAAGAACTTGGCATTGATGTACAGGAAATGAAGGTTGCTTTAGACGGTATTACAATCGTAATTAACAAAGAAAATGACTGGGCTAAAGATCTTACACAGCAAGAAGTTGTTGATATCTTCCTTGCAAGTGCAGGAAAGAAAAAATGGTCAGATGTTCGCCCTGATTTCCCGGATGAAGAAATTCAGACATATGGCCCAAATGAAAACCACGGCACTTACGAATTTATGTTTGAGAATATTCTCGAAGAACAGGATCTTCCTGAAAATATCAACTTGCAGCAGGATTACTCAACTTTAGTGGATCTTGTATCTAAAGATAAAAATGCTATCGGATTCTTTGGCTATGGTTACTATGACAGCAACAAAGATAAATTGTCTGCAGTAAAAGTTGACTTTGGCAATGGGCCTGTTGAGCCATCACTAGACACAATCAAAGAAGACGGAGATTATGCTCCATTTACTCGCCCGGTATTCACATACTTGAACACAAATATGGCGAAAGAAAAGCCGCAAGTGCTCGATTACGCAATCTACACAATGGAAAATGCACAGGATGTTGCAGCAGAGACTGGATTTGCTCCATTATCTGATGAAGATATCCAGGCTTCTCTGGATGCTTTGAACGGATTGAAATAA
- the pstC gene encoding phosphate ABC transporter permease subunit PstC, protein MKGVLNLAKSAVHENDKKLNIREIIQQKKKSRSVNNYTEKLIPKILFGIAAISVLTTIGIVLTLITETIAFFKDVPFIDFFTGTELKPLGENAVFGVLPLLTGTIISTLIAMLVAIPVGLMTAIFLSEYASERTRKALKPLLEILAGIPTIVYGFFAFTFVTPLLRSFIPGLEPTNILSPGIVMGIMIIPMVASLSEDAMSSVPNAMREGALALGATKLEVTWKVVVPAAISGIIASFVLGISRAIGETMIVTIASGSSKNFTFDVTQSMQTMTAYIVEVTGGEAAAGTTLYYSLYAVAMTLFVFTLIMNLLAQYISRRFREEY, encoded by the coding sequence ATGAAAGGGGTTTTAAACTTGGCTAAAAGTGCTGTTCACGAAAACGACAAAAAGTTAAATATTCGTGAAATCATACAACAAAAAAAGAAATCTCGAAGTGTCAATAATTATACTGAAAAGTTAATTCCTAAAATTTTATTTGGTATCGCAGCAATCTCTGTTTTGACCACTATTGGAATTGTACTTACTTTAATTACGGAAACAATCGCCTTTTTTAAAGACGTTCCTTTTATAGATTTTTTTACAGGCACTGAGTTAAAGCCTTTAGGAGAAAATGCTGTCTTTGGTGTTCTTCCCTTACTGACGGGAACAATCATTTCCACTTTGATCGCTATGCTTGTAGCCATTCCGGTGGGTCTGATGACAGCCATATTTTTAAGTGAATACGCATCAGAAAGAACACGAAAGGCATTAAAGCCTCTTCTTGAAATCCTGGCAGGTATTCCTACAATAGTTTATGGGTTTTTTGCTTTTACTTTTGTAACACCTTTACTAAGGTCTTTTATTCCTGGCCTTGAACCAACAAATATTTTAAGTCCCGGGATTGTAATGGGAATTATGATAATCCCAATGGTGGCTTCCCTTTCTGAGGATGCAATGAGTTCTGTACCAAATGCAATGAGGGAAGGTGCTCTTGCACTGGGGGCAACAAAGCTTGAGGTAACCTGGAAAGTGGTTGTGCCAGCAGCTATTTCGGGTATTATTGCTTCGTTTGTATTAGGAATTTCCAGAGCAATTGGGGAAACGATGATCGTAACCATTGCGAGCGGAAGTTCAAAAAACTTCACATTTGACGTTACTCAATCCATGCAAACCATGACTGCTTATATTGTGGAAGTAACAGGCGGGGAAGCAGCCGCAGGAACAACATTATATTACAGCCTTTATGCAGTTGCTATGACATTGTTTGTGTTTACGTTAATTATGAACCTTCTTGCTCAGTATATCTCTCGCAGGTTCAGGGAGGAATATTAA
- the pstA gene encoding phosphate ABC transporter permease PstA, with the protein MKYVDSEQVHKKMGSRLLANNLAKTLFFMATLFGLVVLIVLIYRVLAGGLGWINLDFLMNRLSTDPERAGIWGAITGTFWLMLVVAPVTMILGVGTAIYLEEYAAKGRISSFIKTNISNLAGVPSVVFGILGLTVFARALDLGSVVLAGGLTMALLVLPVVVVASQEAIRAVPQFLREASYGMGATKWQTIKNVVLPAALPGILTGVILALSRAIGETAPLVVIGIPALLIPVPDGIFDKFTILPVQIYYWTIDSALVAEYANLAAATIVILLIVLFAMNSIAILIRNKFQKRY; encoded by the coding sequence ATGAAATATGTAGATTCAGAACAAGTGCATAAAAAGATGGGCAGCCGCCTGCTAGCCAATAACCTGGCTAAAACACTCTTCTTTATGGCCACTTTATTTGGCCTTGTCGTATTAATTGTTTTGATCTATCGGGTTCTTGCCGGTGGATTAGGCTGGATAAACTTAGATTTTCTGATGAATCGCTTATCGACAGATCCTGAAAGAGCTGGAATCTGGGGAGCGATAACAGGAACATTTTGGCTGATGCTTGTTGTTGCTCCTGTAACGATGATTTTAGGAGTAGGCACAGCAATTTATCTTGAAGAATATGCAGCCAAGGGACGCATTTCTTCTTTTATTAAAACTAATATCTCCAACCTGGCGGGCGTTCCGTCAGTTGTTTTTGGAATCCTTGGATTAACTGTTTTTGCAAGAGCATTGGATTTGGGTTCTGTAGTTCTCGCAGGAGGGCTCACGATGGCACTGCTGGTTCTTCCTGTTGTAGTAGTTGCCAGCCAGGAAGCAATCCGTGCTGTTCCCCAATTTTTAAGAGAAGCCTCTTACGGAATGGGAGCGACAAAGTGGCAAACGATTAAAAATGTAGTACTTCCTGCAGCATTACCTGGTATCCTTACGGGGGTTATTCTTGCACTATCGCGGGCAATCGGAGAAACAGCTCCATTGGTTGTTATCGGAATTCCGGCATTGTTGATTCCCGTTCCTGATGGAATCTTTGATAAATTTACGATTTTGCCGGTTCAGATTTATTACTGGACTATTGACTCTGCCCTTGTAGCAGAATATGCCAACCTGGCAGCTGCAACAATCGTTATATTATTAATTGTTTTGTTCGCGATGAACTCAATAGCCATCTTAATTCGGAATAAATTCCAAAAAAGATATTAG